A section of the Chitinivibrionales bacterium genome encodes:
- a CDS encoding bifunctional nuclease family protein, whose translation MLPVEIVNVALLNKRFVIFLKGTTDKRALPIFIDDQQAQSIIIQINKVEVPRPLTHDLFKSVLDSLGAEILRIEVSDLIDDTFYARLIIDFKGTILDFDARPSDAICLALRFGAPMYVAEKVMDKAGIIITEEGGEPELPPAEPEAPEKPQLKLSPLDALKQKLEKAVEEERYEDAAKLRDELKKMTSSN comes from the coding sequence ATGCTTCCCGTCGAAATCGTCAACGTCGCTCTTCTCAACAAACGCTTTGTCATTTTTCTCAAAGGCACCACGGACAAGCGCGCGCTTCCCATTTTCATCGACGACCAGCAGGCGCAGTCCATCATCATCCAGATTAACAAAGTGGAAGTCCCGCGTCCCCTCACGCACGACCTGTTCAAGTCGGTGCTCGACTCGCTCGGCGCCGAGATCCTCCGCATCGAGGTCTCCGACCTCATCGACGACACGTTTTACGCGCGCCTCATCATCGATTTCAAGGGGACGATCCTCGATTTTGACGCGCGGCCCAGCGACGCCATCTGCCTCGCCCTGCGCTTCGGCGCGCCGATGTATGTTGCCGAAAAGGTAATGGACAAGGCGGGAATCATCATCACCGAGGAGGGCGGCGAGCCCGAGCTCCCGCCGGCAGAGCCCGAGGCTCCGGAAAAACCGCAGCTGAAATTGTCCCCGCTCGACGCGCTCAAGCAGAAACTCGAAAAGGCCGTCGAGGAGGAGCGGTATGAAGATGCGGCGAAGCTGCGTGATGAGCTGAAAAAGATGACGAGTTCGAATTAA
- a CDS encoding DNA repair helicase XPB, whose product MPTNLNNPLIVQSNSTLLLEVNNPLFTDARDAITLFAHLEKSPEHIHTYSITPLSLWNAAALGMTPARVVELLETFSKYELPQNVPEGISELMARFGKLILEAYGDGLALRCTDADMIRHLARNQKLAGLIGDPIDAYRYGVPPQNRGVIKQALISLGYPVHDVAGYVDGDAFPLSLKKIIGENVTFVIREYQKQAAESYAGNPQMPGGSGVVVLPCGAGKTIVGMYVMSLLKRRTLILVTNVTAARQWKRELLDKTDIAEGDIGEYSGESKDVRPVTLATYQILTYRKKKTDPFLHWGLFNSQNWGLIIYDEVHLLPAPVFKFTADIQARRRLGLTATLIREDGHENDVFTLIGPKKFDVPWKDLERQGWIATARCVEIRVDLAQEEKLKYFGMTPREQIRLAYENPRKIPIVKELLEKHKNDQVLIMGQYLSQLAMFAAEFDEPVITGSTPNDRRDELYERFRKGDIRVLILSRVGNFAVDLPDANVAIQISGSFGSRQEEAQRLGRILRPKKQGDQAVFYSIVTRESRELDFAMNRQLFLTEQGYSYEIRYREFD is encoded by the coding sequence ATGCCGACAAACCTGAATAATCCGCTCATCGTCCAGAGCAACAGCACGCTCCTGCTCGAGGTGAACAACCCGCTGTTTACCGATGCGAGGGACGCGATCACCCTTTTTGCGCATCTCGAAAAAAGCCCCGAACACATACACACCTATTCCATAACTCCCTTGTCTTTGTGGAACGCGGCCGCGTTAGGCATGACGCCCGCCCGCGTCGTTGAACTCCTCGAAACATTTTCCAAATACGAATTGCCCCAGAACGTTCCCGAGGGAATTTCCGAGCTGATGGCGAGGTTCGGCAAGCTCATCCTGGAAGCGTACGGAGACGGGCTTGCGCTGCGCTGCACCGACGCGGACATGATCAGGCACCTCGCGCGCAACCAGAAGCTTGCCGGCCTCATCGGCGACCCCATCGACGCATACCGGTACGGCGTGCCTCCTCAGAACCGGGGGGTGATCAAGCAGGCGCTCATTTCGCTCGGCTATCCCGTGCACGATGTCGCCGGGTATGTGGACGGCGACGCTTTTCCGCTCTCGCTCAAGAAAATCATCGGTGAAAACGTGACCTTTGTCATACGCGAATACCAGAAGCAGGCCGCCGAAAGCTACGCGGGCAACCCGCAGATGCCGGGCGGCAGCGGCGTGGTGGTGCTGCCGTGCGGCGCGGGAAAAACCATTGTCGGCATGTACGTGATGTCGCTGCTCAAGCGGCGCACGCTCATCCTCGTCACCAACGTCACGGCGGCCCGCCAGTGGAAACGCGAGCTGCTTGACAAGACGGACATTGCGGAAGGCGACATCGGCGAATACAGCGGGGAATCGAAAGACGTCAGGCCCGTCACCCTGGCCACGTACCAGATCCTTACTTACCGCAAGAAAAAAACAGACCCGTTTCTCCACTGGGGACTTTTTAATTCGCAGAACTGGGGACTCATCATCTACGACGAGGTGCACCTGCTGCCCGCGCCGGTGTTCAAGTTCACCGCCGATATCCAGGCGCGCCGAAGACTCGGCCTCACCGCCACGCTCATCCGGGAAGACGGTCACGAGAACGACGTGTTCACCCTGATCGGCCCGAAAAAATTCGACGTGCCGTGGAAGGATCTCGAACGCCAGGGATGGATCGCGACGGCGCGTTGCGTTGAAATCCGCGTCGACCTTGCGCAGGAGGAAAAGCTCAAATATTTCGGCATGACCCCGCGCGAACAGATACGGCTCGCCTACGAAAATCCGCGCAAAATCCCTATTGTCAAGGAACTCCTCGAAAAACACAAAAACGACCAGGTGCTCATCATGGGGCAGTATTTGTCCCAGCTCGCCATGTTCGCGGCGGAGTTCGACGAGCCGGTGATCACCGGCTCAACGCCCAATGACCGGCGCGACGAGCTGTACGAGCGGTTCCGGAAGGGCGACATCCGCGTGCTCATCCTGTCCCGGGTCGGCAATTTCGCGGTTGATTTACCGGATGCGAATGTCGCGATCCAGATATCGGGCTCGTTCGGTTCGCGCCAGGAGGAGGCGCAGCGTCTCGGACGCATCCTTCGCCCGAAAAAACAGGGGGATCAGGCGGTGTTTTATTCCATCGTGACGCGCGAGAGCAGGGAGCTGGATTTCGCCATGAACCGGCAACTGTTTCTGACGGAGCAGGGGTATTCGTATGAAATACGGTACCGGGAATTTGATTAG
- the argS gene encoding arginine--tRNA ligase → MSESVYRHLSRSLKSAIDKAYGGAAGGLDISIEKPKTKSYGDLSSPVALGLAKVVKESPPVVAKKIMAGFSWDDAFVRPDPGLKSTVTGGFINFRLSAAFLHSVLHEAVSSPQAFGRNQADPAKRMLFEFVSANPTGPMVVVNGRAAAIGDTVARVNAWIGNAVEREYYVNDHGNQVELLGKSILCRFKQASGQDRPIPEGGYEGDYIRELAIEISQVHPEVGRMEDGEAAALFTREALERIMAQQKDILEHYGVTYDRWFRESELHKSDAPSRTLGLLESKGLVEVKDGAKWFTAAQFGDEKDRVLVRQDGSPTYFLADLSYHLHKASRGYDESCTFWGPDHHGYLPRLEAAVKVLAPGATVFRNFIIQQVNLIRDGKPFKMSKRKGDFITISDLLDEVGVDAARYFFLMRRLSSHFDFDMSLAVKKSDENPVYYVQYAHARTCSLLVHARQQGFTDEEIAAASPALLAAAEELDLMKRIAEFPTLLVQTALAVEPQRIPAFLEAFAAEFHVFYQKHRIVTEDRPLSCARLLLTCGVRNVIRLGLDLLGVSAPERM, encoded by the coding sequence ATGAGTGAGTCCGTTTACCGGCACCTTTCCCGAAGCCTGAAAAGCGCCATTGACAAAGCGTACGGCGGCGCTGCCGGCGGCTTGGACATTTCCATAGAAAAACCCAAGACAAAATCGTACGGCGACCTTTCATCGCCCGTTGCCTTGGGGCTCGCGAAGGTCGTCAAGGAAAGCCCCCCGGTTGTGGCGAAAAAAATAATGGCGGGATTTTCCTGGGACGATGCGTTCGTGCGGCCGGACCCCGGTTTGAAATCAACGGTCACGGGCGGCTTCATCAATTTCAGGCTGAGCGCCGCCTTTCTCCACAGCGTTTTGCATGAGGCGGTCTCGTCGCCGCAGGCTTTCGGCCGCAACCAGGCAGACCCGGCAAAGCGGATGCTGTTCGAGTTCGTGAGCGCCAATCCCACCGGCCCCATGGTCGTGGTGAACGGACGGGCCGCGGCCATCGGCGACACGGTCGCGCGCGTCAATGCATGGATCGGCAACGCCGTGGAGCGCGAATACTACGTCAACGACCACGGCAACCAGGTGGAACTGCTCGGCAAATCGATCCTCTGCCGTTTCAAACAGGCGTCGGGCCAGGACCGTCCCATCCCCGAAGGAGGATACGAGGGCGATTACATTCGCGAATTGGCAATCGAAATCTCCCAAGTCCATCCCGAGGTCGGCCGGATGGAAGATGGCGAGGCAGCGGCGCTGTTCACCCGCGAGGCGCTGGAGCGCATCATGGCGCAGCAGAAGGACATTCTCGAACACTACGGCGTTACGTACGACCGGTGGTTCCGCGAAAGCGAACTTCACAAATCGGACGCCCCGTCACGGACGCTCGGGCTGCTCGAATCGAAGGGACTCGTGGAAGTGAAGGACGGCGCGAAATGGTTCACGGCTGCGCAGTTCGGGGACGAGAAGGATCGGGTGCTCGTGCGCCAGGACGGCTCGCCCACCTACTTTCTCGCCGACCTGTCGTACCATCTGCACAAGGCCTCGCGGGGATACGACGAGTCGTGCACGTTCTGGGGGCCCGACCACCACGGCTATCTTCCCCGGCTCGAGGCCGCGGTGAAGGTGCTTGCGCCCGGCGCGACCGTGTTCAGGAACTTCATCATCCAGCAGGTGAACCTCATCCGCGACGGCAAGCCGTTCAAGATGTCGAAGCGCAAGGGCGATTTCATCACCATCTCCGACCTGCTTGACGAAGTGGGAGTCGACGCGGCGCGGTACTTCTTCCTCATGCGCCGGCTGTCGAGCCATTTCGACTTCGACATGTCGCTCGCGGTAAAGAAGAGCGACGAGAACCCGGTGTATTACGTGCAGTACGCCCATGCGCGCACGTGCAGCCTGCTCGTGCACGCGCGGCAGCAGGGCTTTACCGATGAAGAAATCGCCGCTGCCTCGCCGGCGCTGCTGGCCGCGGCCGAAGAACTCGACCTCATGAAGCGCATCGCCGAATTCCCCACCCTGCTCGTGCAGACCGCGCTCGCCGTTGAGCCGCAGCGCATTCCCGCCTTTCTCGAGGCGTTTGCCGCCGAGTTCCACGTCTTTTACCAGAAGCACCGGATCGTGACGGAAGACAGGCCCTTGTCATGCGCGAGATTGCTGCTGACGTGCGGGGTAAGGAATGTGATTAGATTAGGATTGGATTTATTGGGAGTTTCGGCTCCGGAACGGATGTAA
- a CDS encoding LytR C-terminal domain-containing protein produces MKNAVILLVTGIVLIIAMVAGLSGTSAKGAAPAETPAPQKSEADQKVPSIGRIQVLNGCGIDGAAKTMANFLRARKFDVKDEGNAKTDNYARTMVVSHTKDQAVARQVAQALGVQTVVLIRNGSDLYDVTVFVGADFKEHVR; encoded by the coding sequence ATGAAAAACGCAGTAATTCTTCTTGTCACCGGCATCGTGCTCATCATCGCCATGGTCGCGGGCCTTTCCGGCACTTCCGCAAAGGGTGCGGCGCCGGCGGAAACTCCCGCGCCGCAGAAATCCGAAGCCGACCAGAAGGTCCCTTCTATCGGCAGAATCCAGGTGCTCAACGGGTGCGGCATTGACGGCGCGGCAAAAACCATGGCCAATTTCCTGCGCGCGAGGAAATTCGACGTCAAGGACGAGGGCAACGCGAAGACCGACAACTATGCCAGAACCATGGTGGTCTCGCACACCAAGGATCAGGCCGTCGCGCGGCAGGTTGCGCAGGCGCTCGGCGTTCAAACGGTGGTCCTCATCCGGAACGGGAGCGACCTGTACGACGTGACCGTGTTCGTGGGCGCCGATTTCAAGGAGCATGTGCGCTGA
- the rsfS gene encoding ribosome silencing factor, whose product MAKGIPRGKELIPLISEAALDKKADDVTVLNLKRESGIADYFVICQGDNPHHNRAIRDSIVDELGERGVFPWHSEGEQDGRWILIDYSDVVVHIMIPLVREYYALEELWPASPPRSQNRPPHE is encoded by the coding sequence ATGGCCAAAGGAATCCCCAGAGGCAAGGAGCTCATCCCCCTCATTTCCGAGGCGGCGCTTGACAAAAAAGCAGACGACGTCACGGTGCTCAACCTCAAGCGTGAATCCGGCATCGCCGATTATTTCGTGATCTGCCAGGGGGACAACCCGCACCACAACAGGGCGATACGCGACAGCATCGTGGACGAGCTCGGCGAGCGCGGCGTTTTTCCGTGGCACTCCGAGGGCGAGCAGGACGGCAGGTGGATCCTCATCGACTATTCCGACGTCGTGGTCCACATCATGATCCCGCTGGTCCGCGAGTATTACGCGCTCGAAGAGCTGTGGCCGGCGTCGCCGCCTCGGAGCCAGAACAGGCCGCCGCATGAGTGA
- the panD gene encoding aspartate 1-decarboxylase, which produces MLRSFLKAKIRDIMVTGAHLEYEGSITIDEDYLEQAGILPYEEVHVLNLDNGNRFTTYVIKGKRGSGTVELNGPAALLGKVGNRIMVLSFVYLTENEIPFHAPRVVSGNN; this is translated from the coding sequence ATGCTGCGAAGTTTTTTAAAGGCGAAAATACGCGATATCATGGTGACCGGCGCCCACCTCGAATACGAGGGAAGCATCACCATCGACGAGGATTACCTCGAGCAGGCGGGCATCCTTCCCTACGAGGAGGTGCACGTCCTCAACCTCGACAACGGCAACCGATTCACCACCTACGTCATCAAGGGAAAGCGCGGCTCGGGTACCGTGGAGCTCAACGGCCCCGCCGCGCTCCTCGGCAAGGTGGGAAACCGGATCATGGTATTGTCATTTGTCTATCTGACGGAAAACGAAATCCCGTTCCACGCGCCGCGCGTCGTGAGCGGGAACAACTGA
- a CDS encoding adenylosuccinate synthase translates to MPNAVIVGTQWGDEGKAKVIDYLARFCDIVVRFHGGANAGHTVIANREKFVFHLVPSGIMYPGKLCVVGNGVVLDIEQFLKEVDELRGKNITVDGRLFVSDLAHLVMPYHKLQDSANESAMGAGKIGTTGRGIGPAYADKASRTGLRVGDLVEWAAFSDKLRNNFEIKKQLLSFYKQPMSPSLDEMLKRYKGLRDRMLPFIADTSGLLNIAAKNGKNLLFEGAQGTFLDIDHGTYPFVTSSNTIAGAACTGAGVGPSLIHHVVGIVKAYTTRVGNGPFPTELDNALGERIRAEGGEFGATTGRPRRCGWFDSVLLRRSAQLNGLTRLAITKLDVLNSLDEIQICTHYEIDGKKVDVFPTTIEAAQKARPCYETMPGWKTDLSKCKKLSDLPKNALKYVKRLQELCYDLPLLLVSIGPDRTQTIEVEPL, encoded by the coding sequence ATGCCGAATGCAGTGATTGTTGGCACGCAGTGGGGGGACGAAGGCAAGGCCAAGGTGATCGACTACCTTGCCCGGTTTTGCGACATCGTCGTGCGGTTCCACGGCGGGGCGAACGCGGGCCACACCGTGATCGCCAACAGGGAAAAGTTCGTTTTCCATCTGGTCCCCTCGGGCATCATGTATCCCGGGAAACTCTGCGTGGTGGGCAACGGCGTGGTGCTCGACATCGAGCAGTTTCTCAAGGAAGTGGACGAGCTCCGCGGCAAAAACATCACGGTTGACGGAAGGCTTTTTGTCTCGGACCTCGCCCACCTGGTCATGCCCTACCACAAACTGCAGGACAGCGCAAATGAATCGGCGATGGGCGCGGGAAAAATCGGCACCACCGGCCGCGGCATCGGCCCCGCCTACGCAGACAAGGCCTCGCGCACCGGCCTTCGCGTGGGCGACCTGGTGGAATGGGCGGCATTCTCCGACAAACTCCGGAACAATTTCGAAATAAAGAAACAGCTGCTGTCATTTTACAAACAGCCGATGTCACCTTCCCTCGACGAAATGCTGAAGCGGTACAAAGGACTGCGCGACCGCATGCTTCCCTTTATCGCGGACACGAGCGGGTTGCTTAACATCGCGGCAAAAAACGGAAAAAACCTTTTGTTTGAAGGCGCGCAGGGGACGTTTCTCGACATCGACCACGGCACCTACCCGTTCGTCACCTCGTCGAACACCATTGCCGGCGCGGCGTGCACGGGCGCGGGCGTTGGCCCGTCCCTCATTCACCACGTTGTCGGCATTGTCAAGGCATACACGACCCGCGTGGGCAACGGACCGTTCCCCACCGAGCTTGATAACGCGCTCGGCGAGCGCATCCGCGCCGAGGGCGGCGAATTCGGCGCCACCACGGGAAGGCCGCGGCGCTGCGGCTGGTTCGACAGCGTGCTCTTGCGGCGCTCGGCGCAGCTCAACGGCCTTACGCGGCTCGCCATCACCAAGCTCGACGTGCTCAATTCGCTTGACGAAATACAAATCTGCACTCATTACGAGATCGACGGCAAAAAAGTCGATGTCTTCCCCACCACCATAGAGGCCGCGCAAAAGGCAAGGCCCTGCTACGAAACCATGCCCGGATGGAAAACGGACCTGTCGAAGTGCAAAAAGCTTTCCGACCTGCCAAAAAACGCATTGAAGTATGTCAAGCGGCTGCAGGAATTATGCTATGATCTTCCGCTGCTGCTGGTTTCGATTGGACCGGACAGGACGCAGACGATAGAAGTAGAGCCGTTATAA